A genomic segment from uncultured Alistipes sp. encodes:
- a CDS encoding TolC family protein — protein sequence MKRFVLCLLLAIPATRLAAQSLEECRRLAREHYPEIRQYDLISQTEQYDLSNAARAWIPQIGLSGQAMWQNAAVNFPEAFSGMLAQQGLHIPGMRKDQYKVALDISQTIWDGGQSKADRTIAEADAAEQRSRLDVNLYDLQSRVDGLYFGILLLDEQVAQIEAKIGLLESNLSRMRVYRKNGIAMQADVDAVEAELLAARQSLGQIAASRASYRRMLELFIGCRLKDRVLERPALREVKSHFSAHPRIAWFDAQHEKLEARRDAVRSSLTPRFSAFAQGLYGYPGLDMFKSMVSADWQLNAIVGVRMSWNIGAFYTKRNHLGKIDAAQRQIDVQRDIFLFNTRVQTAQDDGEIARLRKAVTEDTRIVELRRSVRMAAESKLENGVIDATDLLQKITDETSAMLSRSIHEIELLQAVYRLKHTLNQ from the coding sequence ATGAAACGATTTGTCTTATGTCTGCTGCTCGCCATACCGGCAACGAGGCTTGCCGCCCAGTCGCTTGAAGAGTGCCGGCGTTTGGCGCGGGAGCACTATCCCGAGATTCGGCAGTACGACCTGATTTCGCAAACCGAGCAGTATGATCTTTCGAATGCCGCAAGGGCCTGGATTCCGCAAATTGGCCTCTCGGGACAAGCGATGTGGCAGAATGCGGCCGTAAATTTTCCCGAAGCCTTTTCCGGGATGCTGGCGCAGCAAGGGTTGCACATCCCGGGCATGCGCAAGGATCAATACAAGGTGGCACTCGACATCTCCCAAACTATCTGGGACGGAGGGCAATCCAAAGCCGACCGGACGATTGCTGAAGCGGATGCCGCCGAACAACGCAGCCGTCTGGATGTAAACCTGTACGATTTGCAGTCGAGGGTGGACGGGCTCTATTTCGGGATTCTGCTTTTGGACGAGCAGGTTGCACAAATCGAGGCGAAGATCGGGCTGCTGGAGAGCAACCTGTCGCGGATGCGAGTGTACCGCAAAAATGGAATCGCCATGCAGGCTGACGTGGATGCCGTCGAGGCGGAGTTGCTTGCAGCCCGGCAGTCCCTCGGCCAGATAGCGGCTTCACGTGCGAGTTATCGCCGCATGCTGGAACTGTTTATAGGATGTCGGTTGAAAGACCGCGTGTTGGAAAGACCTGCCCTGCGCGAAGTGAAAAGCCATTTTTCCGCACATCCCCGGATCGCATGGTTCGATGCCCAACATGAAAAACTGGAGGCCCGGCGCGATGCGGTCAGGAGCTCGTTGACGCCCCGGTTCAGCGCTTTTGCACAAGGGCTTTATGGCTACCCGGGGTTGGACATGTTCAAAAGCATGGTATCGGCGGATTGGCAGTTAAATGCCATTGTCGGAGTGAGAATGTCATGGAATATCGGAGCATTCTACACCAAACGGAACCATCTTGGGAAGATTGACGCGGCACAGCGGCAGATTGACGTGCAACGCGACATATTCCTCTTTAATACACGGGTGCAGACGGCTCAGGACGACGGGGAGATTGCCCGTTTGCGCAAGGCCGTAACGGAAGATACCCGAATCGTGGAACTGCGGCGCTCGGTGCGCATGGCCGCGGAGTCAAAACTCGAAAACGGAGTGATCGACGCAACGGACCTGCTCCAAAAGATTACCGACGAGACTTCCGCCATGCTGAGCCGCAGCATCCACGAAATAGAGCTGCTGCAGGCCGTATACAGATTGAAACACACATTAAATCAATAG
- a CDS encoding TetR/AcrR family transcriptional regulator has translation MLTILLDNIVNTKPEMHDQEKNNTEQLILEAAEQEFFAKGFGGARTAVIAEKAGVTHAMLHYYFRKKEYLFERIVAKNISLLAQTITAAMGNSDLPIVERLKSGIAAHFDLIAANPQLPRFFLNEVLSRPEHYHIMYERIKEVSGKLATLQKDVDEASGRGEIEQVDIRMLLISLLSLNVFPFIAYAFIEPVSNELLGGMMADREKYLAMRKAENIEMIMRRIKKQ, from the coding sequence GTGTTAACAATTTTGTTAGATAATATTGTTAACACGAAGCCTGAAATGCATGACCAAGAAAAAAACAACACGGAACAGTTGATTCTGGAGGCTGCCGAACAGGAGTTTTTCGCCAAGGGATTCGGTGGAGCGCGCACGGCTGTGATCGCCGAGAAAGCGGGTGTAACACATGCCATGCTGCACTACTATTTTCGTAAAAAGGAATATCTGTTCGAACGCATCGTCGCAAAAAACATTTCGCTCTTGGCGCAGACGATTACGGCGGCTATGGGTAATTCCGATTTGCCGATTGTGGAGCGGCTGAAATCAGGTATTGCCGCGCATTTTGATCTCATTGCCGCCAATCCGCAGTTGCCGCGGTTCTTTCTCAACGAGGTCCTGTCGCGTCCCGAACATTACCACATTATGTATGAACGGATAAAAGAGGTGAGCGGAAAACTCGCGACCCTGCAGAAAGATGTGGACGAAGCCTCCGGACGCGGAGAGATTGAGCAGGTGGATATACGGATGCTCCTCATCAGTCTCTTGTCGCTCAACGTATTTCCGTTCATCGCCTATGCATTCATAGAGCCCGTATCGAACGAACTGCTGGGTGGCATGATGGCCGACCGGGAGAAATATCTTGCCATGCGCAAGGCGGAGAACATCGAAATGATCATGCGAAGAATCAAAAAACAATAG
- a CDS encoding RNA-binding domain-containing protein: MKDDTQELTLFDNYDFIEKIESLMADCESAEVEFKSARGGFPGSLWETYSAFANTQGGVIVLGVKEKDGKFTLDGITLEQARKYKKEFWDNVNNKAHCSANVLQEKDVQDGEYNGSYVLVFNVPRAPRNKIPVYLHNNPENTFKRNYEGDYRCDASEIKRMFADADSTEHPRDYKILPEFTIEQDIDKATLEQYRRLVATKSPDHPWLLLDDKHFLMRLKGYQIDRRKKIEGLTLAGLLMFGKTDSITDAYGCPQYFPDYREYFSSNPDDRWTDRICPDGTWEANLFQFYYRVYPKLAAALPKPFALKDGIREDETPTHTALREAFINALVHCDYSVDSNITIELHKDCYIFSNPGSLLLSIAQYYQGGNSVCRNKALQTMFMLIGSAEKAGSGADKIMQGWKKANYRNPRIEEITHPDKVVLTLPLVSLLSDEVISYLKSLFGEDITSIEHNKLMTLATCCSEGEVTNYRMQLVLDKHSADITKLLKELCNDRYLIPEGIGRGTHYRINKKFREGGLPGNVASNVASNVASNVASNVASSPDKERRRRLSSSELHTAILHACVDFESLETIANKVGKSLRYLKNRAIPIMVAEGLLEREYPNMPKHPHQRYRAKKR, encoded by the coding sequence ATGAAAGACGATACGCAGGAATTAACACTGTTCGACAACTACGATTTTATAGAAAAAATCGAATCTCTGATGGCCGACTGTGAATCGGCCGAGGTGGAGTTCAAATCCGCCAGGGGAGGGTTTCCGGGCAGCTTGTGGGAAACCTACTCCGCTTTCGCCAATACGCAAGGTGGAGTCATCGTATTGGGCGTCAAAGAGAAGGACGGGAAATTCACACTTGACGGCATCACACTGGAGCAGGCGCGCAAATACAAAAAAGAGTTTTGGGACAACGTAAACAACAAGGCTCATTGCAGCGCAAACGTCCTGCAGGAGAAAGACGTGCAGGATGGCGAATACAACGGGAGCTATGTCCTGGTGTTCAATGTGCCACGGGCTCCCCGCAACAAGATACCCGTATATCTGCATAACAACCCCGAGAATACATTCAAGCGGAATTACGAAGGAGACTATCGGTGCGATGCAAGTGAAATCAAGCGTATGTTCGCCGATGCCGATAGCACGGAACATCCCCGCGATTACAAAATTCTGCCCGAATTTACCATCGAGCAGGATATTGACAAGGCAACTCTTGAGCAATACCGCCGGCTGGTCGCAACCAAAAGCCCCGATCATCCGTGGCTGCTACTGGACGACAAACATTTCCTGATGAGATTGAAAGGTTATCAGATCGATCGACGAAAGAAAATCGAGGGACTGACGCTTGCCGGTCTATTGATGTTCGGCAAAACGGACAGCATCACCGACGCCTACGGATGCCCGCAATACTTTCCCGATTACCGCGAATATTTCAGTTCCAACCCCGACGACCGCTGGACAGACCGCATCTGCCCGGACGGCACCTGGGAGGCGAATCTGTTCCAATTCTACTACCGGGTCTATCCCAAGCTGGCCGCAGCCCTGCCCAAGCCTTTCGCCCTGAAGGACGGCATCAGAGAGGACGAAACACCGACACATACGGCTCTACGCGAAGCGTTTATCAATGCACTGGTTCATTGCGACTATTCGGTCGACTCGAACATTACGATCGAACTACACAAGGATTGTTACATATTCTCCAATCCAGGTTCCCTGCTGCTCTCCATTGCCCAATATTATCAGGGAGGCAACAGCGTATGCCGCAACAAGGCCCTGCAAACGATGTTCATGCTGATCGGCTCAGCGGAAAAGGCCGGAAGCGGTGCCGACAAGATCATGCAAGGTTGGAAAAAGGCAAATTACCGCAATCCACGAATCGAGGAGATCACTCACCCCGACAAAGTCGTATTGACATTGCCCCTTGTCAGCTTGTTGTCCGATGAGGTCATCTCCTATCTGAAATCCCTGTTCGGTGAGGACATAACGTCCATAGAACACAACAAGTTGATGACCCTGGCGACCTGTTGCAGCGAGGGCGAGGTCACCAACTATCGGATGCAATTGGTATTGGACAAGCACAGTGCCGATATCACAAAGCTGCTCAAAGAGTTATGCAACGACCGATACCTTATTCCCGAGGGAATCGGCCGCGGCACGCACTACAGAATCAATAAAAAATTCCGGGAGGGGGGACTCCCCGGGAATGTTGCTAGTAATGTTGCTAGTAATGTTGCTAGTAATGTTGCTAGTAATGTTGCTAGCTCTCCAGATAAGGAAAGGCGCAGAAGATTATCTTCCAGCGAATTACACACAGCTATTCTGCACGCGTGTGTTGATTTTGAATCACTGGAAACCATAGCTAACAAAGTAGGGAAAAGTCTGCGATACCTGAAAAACAGAGCCATCCCTATCATGGTTGCCGAAGGGTTGTTGGAACGTGAATATCCCAATATGCCGAAACATCCTCACCAACGATACCGTGCAAAAAAGAGATAG